A single window of Pseudarthrobacter defluvii DNA harbors:
- a CDS encoding aminobutyraldehyde dehydrogenase, whose product MVQTLQNFINGKFVTPAGTTLLDVVNPANGEVVAQAPVSVQADVDAAMAAAKDAFRTWKHVTPGQRQLMLLKIADAIEANSDELVEAQHRNTGQVRSLIASEEVAAGADQLRFFAGAARILEGKSAGEYFEGHTSYVRREPIGVVAQVAPWNYPFLMAIWKIGPALAAGNTVVLKPSDTTPESTLVLARLAGEILPAGVLNVVLGTGETGAMMVEHKVPGLVSITGSVRAGIAVASGAAKGLKRAHLELGGKAPAIVFKDADIKKSAAAIAEFAFFNAGQDCTAITRVLVEESVHDDVVAAMVEHTRTLHTGSQNDEDNYFGPLNNVNHFNAVTSVVENLPANCRIETGGHRAGEKGFFFEPTIITGANQTDDVVQKETFGPVITVQKFSTEEEAVAMANDVDYALASSVWTTNHGTAMRLSRDLDFGAVWINTHILLTAEMPHGGFKQSGYGKDLSMYGVEDYTRIKHVMSALDA is encoded by the coding sequence GTGGTCCAAACCTTGCAGAACTTCATCAACGGGAAGTTCGTCACCCCCGCCGGCACCACCCTGCTGGACGTGGTCAACCCCGCCAACGGCGAAGTGGTGGCCCAGGCTCCCGTATCCGTGCAGGCCGATGTGGACGCAGCGATGGCAGCCGCCAAGGACGCCTTTCGGACCTGGAAGCACGTCACCCCGGGCCAGCGCCAGCTGATGCTGCTCAAGATCGCCGACGCCATCGAGGCCAACAGCGACGAACTGGTCGAGGCGCAGCACCGCAACACTGGCCAGGTCCGGTCGCTCATCGCCTCGGAGGAAGTGGCCGCCGGCGCCGACCAGCTGCGCTTCTTCGCCGGTGCCGCCCGGATCCTGGAGGGCAAGTCCGCCGGCGAGTACTTCGAGGGCCACACCTCCTACGTCCGCCGCGAACCCATCGGCGTCGTGGCCCAGGTGGCGCCCTGGAACTACCCGTTCCTGATGGCAATCTGGAAGATCGGCCCCGCACTCGCGGCTGGCAACACCGTGGTCCTCAAGCCGTCCGACACCACTCCCGAATCCACCCTGGTGCTGGCCCGGCTCGCCGGGGAGATCCTGCCCGCAGGCGTCCTGAACGTGGTGCTTGGCACCGGCGAAACCGGAGCCATGATGGTGGAGCACAAGGTCCCCGGCCTGGTGTCCATCACCGGCTCTGTCCGCGCCGGCATCGCAGTCGCTTCCGGTGCCGCCAAGGGCCTCAAGCGCGCCCACCTGGAACTCGGCGGCAAGGCCCCGGCCATCGTGTTCAAGGACGCCGACATCAAGAAGAGCGCCGCGGCCATCGCCGAGTTCGCATTCTTCAACGCCGGCCAGGACTGCACCGCCATCACCCGCGTGCTGGTGGAGGAGTCGGTGCACGACGACGTCGTGGCAGCCATGGTGGAGCACACCCGGACCCTGCACACCGGCTCGCAGAACGACGAAGACAACTACTTCGGTCCGCTGAACAACGTCAACCACTTCAACGCCGTCACCTCCGTGGTGGAGAACCTGCCGGCAAACTGCCGGATCGAGACCGGCGGCCACCGGGCGGGGGAGAAGGGCTTCTTCTTCGAACCCACCATCATCACCGGCGCCAACCAGACCGACGACGTGGTGCAGAAGGAAACCTTCGGTCCCGTGATCACCGTGCAGAAGTTCAGCACCGAGGAAGAAGCCGTGGCCATGGCCAACGACGTTGACTACGCCCTCGCCTCCAGCGTCTGGACCACCAACCACGGCACCGCCATGCGGCTCAGCCGCGACCTGGACTTCGGTGCCGTCTGGATCAATACCCACATCCTCCTCACCGCCGAAATGCCCCACGGCGGCTTCAAGCAGTCCGGCTACGGCAAGGACCTCTCCATGTACGGCGTGGAGGACTACACGCGCATCAAGCACGTCATGTCCGCGCTGGATGCCTAA
- a CDS encoding glycosyltransferase family 2 protein, whose product MDIALLVFWLFAGVSILYVVHFGLYLAGANFYDIWQQRRKGIRGVRLPTPYQPECAATATWTRRALPEVPGLVSIVIAAHNEEAVIIRTLESILRSTYRSFEVLVADDASGDLTGRLVRDYQLRHPGMDLRLVRMRRNVGKGAALNTVLRRFARGQYVMTLDADSVIRPDAITNALSYFDDPYVGGVAANVQIMEEPTALGILQRFEHMIGYRSKKLYSLLNCEYVVGGVASTYRMRVLRKVDFYDTDTVTEDIGLSAKITHLGNRRFRMVYGADVVARTEGVLTFRALAKQRYRWKYGSIQNLIKYRGMALNPSRRYSRTLAYYRMPMALLSEFTLLVSPLAWTYAVYWSLATYTPALIIGSYATITAYTLLTVLMDENLTARERTRLCMYAPTAYFLFYIMDLVQLVAAVRCIARSPGLVRRSAINTWNSPQRAGSAGVVTSAA is encoded by the coding sequence ATGGACATCGCGCTTCTGGTCTTTTGGCTGTTCGCGGGCGTCAGCATCCTCTACGTCGTGCACTTCGGCCTCTACCTGGCAGGCGCCAACTTTTACGACATCTGGCAGCAGCGGCGGAAAGGGATCAGGGGCGTCCGCCTCCCCACCCCCTACCAGCCCGAATGTGCGGCCACAGCCACCTGGACCCGAAGGGCGCTCCCCGAAGTACCCGGCCTGGTGTCCATCGTCATTGCAGCCCACAACGAGGAAGCGGTGATCATCCGGACGCTCGAGTCCATCCTGCGCAGCACCTACCGCTCCTTCGAAGTCCTCGTGGCGGACGACGCCTCCGGCGACCTCACCGGCCGCCTGGTCCGCGACTACCAGCTGCGCCACCCGGGAATGGACCTGCGCTTGGTGCGGATGCGCAGGAACGTGGGAAAGGGCGCCGCGCTCAATACGGTGCTCCGGCGGTTCGCGCGCGGCCAGTATGTGATGACGCTCGACGCCGACTCGGTCATCAGGCCGGACGCCATCACCAATGCCCTGTCCTACTTTGACGACCCGTATGTGGGCGGTGTCGCGGCGAACGTCCAGATCATGGAGGAGCCCACCGCGCTGGGCATCCTGCAGCGGTTTGAGCACATGATCGGCTACCGCTCGAAGAAGCTCTACTCGCTGCTGAACTGCGAGTACGTCGTGGGCGGAGTCGCCTCCACGTACCGGATGCGCGTGCTGCGGAAGGTGGACTTCTACGACACGGACACCGTGACCGAGGACATCGGCCTGAGTGCCAAGATCACCCACCTTGGCAACCGGCGGTTCCGCATGGTTTACGGCGCGGACGTGGTGGCCAGGACCGAGGGCGTGCTCACGTTCCGCGCCCTGGCCAAGCAGCGCTACCGGTGGAAGTACGGAAGCATCCAGAACCTCATCAAGTACCGCGGCATGGCGCTGAACCCCAGCCGCCGGTACAGCCGCACCCTGGCGTACTACCGGATGCCGATGGCGCTGTTGAGCGAGTTCACGCTGCTCGTCTCGCCCCTGGCCTGGACGTACGCTGTCTACTGGTCGCTGGCCACGTACACGCCCGCCCTGATCATCGGTTCCTACGCCACCATCACCGCCTACACGCTGCTCACGGTCCTGATGGACGAGAACCTCACCGCACGCGAACGCACCAGGCTCTGCATGTATGCACCCACGGCCTATTTCCTGTTCTACATCATGGACCTGGTGCAGTTGGTGGCGGCCGTCCGCTGCATTGCGCGCTCGCCCGGCCTGGTCCGGCGTTCTGCAATCAACACCTGGAACTCCCCGCAACGGGCCGGCAGCGCGGGGGTGGTGACGAGTGCGGCCTAG